The nucleotide window TGAATACGCCGATGCGGCCGTCGGCTTCAGCGTCTTCGAGACGGCCCTGCAGAGCGTGCTGAGCCTCGTGCACGCCGGTCAGTTGGACCTGGTCTTCGCCATTCGCATGCTCACCTCCGCGCCCGCCCGGGTCTACGGACTGCCCGGCGGAACGCTCACGCCCGGTGCCCCCGCCGACGTAGTGATTTTCGACCCCGACGAGGAGACCGTCATCGATCCGAGCGCGTTCCGCTCGAAGGGGCGCAACACGCCGCTGGCGGGATTGCCCATGCAGGGCGTGGTGCAGCAGACGATCGTGGGCGGATCGGTGGTCTACGACCGCGCGGCCTCCGCTCCTGAGCTGATACATGCAGGCTGAGCCCGCCGCGCTGGCGCTCGCCACGGGCGACGTGTTCTTCGGCTATGGCTTCGGCAGCCGCGAACCGGCCGAGGGCGAAGTGGTGTTCAACACGAGCATGACGGGCTATCAGGAAATCACGACCGACGCGTCGTACCGCGGGCAGATCGTGACCTTGACCTACCCGCTGATCAACAACTACGGCGTGAACGCCGACGACGTGGAGTCGCGCCGCCCATGGATCGCCGGTCTCGTCGTGCGCGAGCTTGCGCCGACCTCCAGCAACTGGCGCGCGGCCGGCGGCTTGGGCGCGTTCCTGGACGAGCACGGCATCGCGGGAATCATGGGCATCGACACGCGGGCGTTGGTGCGCGTGATCCGCCGCACCGGCCCGGCGCCGAGCCGGCTGGTGCGCGCGCCCCGCGACGTGGCCCGCGGCGCTACGACCTTCCACTGGCTGCGGGGAGCGCATCCCGGCGCCGCAGTCTGGGCCGAGAGCGAGGTCGAGCGGGCGCAGGACTTGCCGCCCTACGACGACCAGCCCTTTGTTTCCGAAGTCACCGTCCCCGAGCCGTTCACGGCCACCAGCGCGCCGTGGGCGCCCTGGCCGGAGCCCCGGAGGCGCGACCGGGAACCGCGCATCGCCCTCCTGGACATTGGCGTCAAGACCAACATCGTGCGCTCGCTCGCCCGCCGCGGGGCGCGGGTGCACGTGCTGCCCTATGGCTCAACCCCGAGCGACATCGACGCCCTGCAGCCGGACGGCGTCGTGGTGGGCAACGGACCGGGTGATCCGGTGCAGGCCGACCGGGCCGTCGAAACCGTCCGCGCCATGATCGGTCGCTATCCGCTGATGGGCATTTGCCTGGGGCATCAGGTTCTGGGGCTGGCGATCGGGGCCACCACCAGTCGCCTGCCCTTCGGCCATCGCGGCGCCAACCACCCGGTGCAGGACCTCACGGATGGGCGGGTGCACATCACGTCACAGAATCACGGCTTTCAGGTCGATGCGGACTCGATTCCGGCCGACAGCGGCTTCACCGTGAGCCACGTCAATTTGAATGACGGCTCGGTCGAGGGCCTGAGCCACGAGCGCCTGCCGGTCTTCTCCATTCAGTACCACCCCGAGGCCAGCCCAGGCCCCCAGGACAACCAGTACCTCTTCGACCGGTTCCTCGACGCGATCGAGGGCGCGGGCGGGTGCGCGGCTTGACGACGTTGCCGGTCCGAGGACGCATGCGTGGCTGACCTCGAGAGCGTGCTGGTGATCGGCTCGGGGCCGATCGTGATTGGTCAGGCGGCGGAGTTCGACTACGCCGGAACGCAGGCCTGCAAGGCCCTGCGCGAGGAGGGCGTGCGCTCGATCCTGGTCAACTCCAACCCCGCCACGATCATGACGGACGAGGGCATCGCCGATCGCGTCTACATCGAGCCCATCACGCGCGACGTGCTGGCGCGTGTCATCGAGCAGGAACGGCCGCAGGGCCTGCTGGCGTCCATGGGCGGACAGACCGGCCTCAACATGGCCGTGGAGCTTGGCGAGGCCGGCATCTTGGACGCCTGGGACGTGCGCGTGCTGGGCACCCCGCTCGAAGGCATCCAGGACGCGGAGGACCGGGAGCGATTTCGAGCGCTGATGGAGCGCATCGGCGAGCCCGTGCCCGAGAGTCGCACCGTCACCTCGCTGCCGGACGCCTGGGATTTCGCGCGTTCGTGCGGCTTTCCGCTCGTGGTGCGCCCGGCCTACACCCTGGGCGGCACGGGCGGCGGATTCGCCCGGCACGAGGACGAGTTCGAGGCGGTGGTCAACGGCGGGCTCCAGGCGAGTCCGATCGGCCAGGTTCTCGTGGAGCGATCGCTGGCCGGGTGGAAAGAGATCGAATACGAGGTGATGCGCGACGGCGCCGACAACTGCATCACCGTCTGCAACATGGAGAACTTCGACCCGATGGGCGTGCACACGGGCGACTCCATCGTGTTCGCCCCTAGCCAAACACTCAGCGACAAGGAGTATCAGATGCTCCGGTCGGCGGCGCTGCGCATCATTCGCGCGCTGCGCGTGGAGGGTGGGTGCAACGTCCAGTTCGCCCTCGATACCAAGTCCTTCAACTACGCTGTGATCGAGGTGAACCCGCGCGTGAGCCGGTCATCCGCGCTGGCGTCCAAGGCCACGGGTTATCCGATCGCGCGCATTGCCGCCAAGATCGCCCTGGGCCGGCGGCTCGATGAACTGCCCAACCCGATCACGCAGCGGACCTGCGCCGCGTTCGAGCCCGCGCTCGACTATGTCGTGACCAAGATCCCTCGCTGGCCGTTCGACAAGTTCGAGCACGCCGACCGGCGTCTGGGCACCCAGATGAAGGCCACGGGCGAGGTGATGGCGATAGAGCGAACCATCGAGGCCTGCCTCAACAAGGCCGTTCGCGGGCTGGAGATCGGCGGCCGCACGCTCCTTTGGGAGGACCCGGCGTGGGCCGACGACGACGAGGCGATCTGGTGGCGCATCGACCACGCGCACGACGAGCGGCTGTGGGCCATCATGGCGGCCCTGCGGCGCGGGGCCGAACCGGCGGAGATCGCCCGGCGGTCGCACATCGACATCTTCTTCGTCGACAAGATGGCCGGCATCCACGCCATGGAGCGCCGCCTGCTCCACGAACCGCTGACCGCCGATCTGCTGTGGGACGCCAAGCGGATGGGATTCTCCGATGAAATGATCGCCGCGTTGGCGGACGAGCTGCCCCAGCGCGTGCGGGAACGGCGCGAATCCTACGGGATCACGCCGGTCTACAAGATGGTCGACACGTGCGCGGCGGAGTTCGACGCCGTCACGCCCTACTACTGGAGCACCTACGAGCACGAAAACGAGGCCCAGCCCGAGGCCGACTCACCGGCGGTGGTGATCGGCAGCGGACCCATTCGTATCGGGCAGGGCATCGAGTTCGACTACTGCTCCGTCCACGCGGCGTGGGCCCTGCAAGCGGCGGGACGCGCCAGCGTGATGATCAACTCGAACCCCGAGACCGTGAGCACCGACTTCGACTCGTCCACGCGGCTGTATTTCGAGGCGCTTGACGTCGAAAGCGTGGCTGACGTGCTCGCCAACGAGGGCCGGCGCAACGGGATGCCGCCCGCTATCGCGCAGTTTGGTGGCCAGACGGCCATCAACTTAGCCGAGCCGCTCTACACGCTGGGCCATGAGATTGCGGGCGGAGGTCCGGGAAGCATCGACGAGGCGGAGGATCGGGCCAAGTTCGACCGGTTCCTCGAACGGCTCGGTCTGCTGCGTCCGCCGGGGGCCACGGTGACCCGCATGCAAGACGCGGTGACCGTGGCCGAGCAGCTAGGGTATCCCGTGCTCGTGCGCCCGTCCTACGTCTTGGGCGGCCGCGCCATGGAGATCGTCGACGACCGGCAGGAGCTCGAACGCTATATCCACGAGGTCACGCAGCCCTCGCCCGAACGCCCCGTGCTCGTCGACAAATACCTCGAAGGCCGCGAGCTCGAAGTCGACGCGATTTGCGACGGCACGCACACGCTGATTCCCGGCATCATGGAGCACATCGAGCGGGCCGGCGTGCACTCCGGCGACAGCTTCGCCGTATATCCGCCGGTCACGGCGTCGGAGGCGACGCAGGCGGCGATTCTCGAAGCCACGCAGCGCATCTGCGCCGGGCTCGGCGCGCGCGGGCTCGTCAACGTGCAGTACGTGGAGTACGACGGCGACGTCTACGTGCTGGAGGTCAATCCGCGGTCCAGCCGCACGGTGCCGTTCTTGAGCAAGGCCACCGGGATTCCCATGGTGCGCCTGGCCATGCAGACGTTGTTCGGCGCGACATTGGCCGAGCTTGGTTGGGAACCCGGCCTCGCCACGGTTCCCCCGTTGTTCGCCGTGAAAGCTCCCGTCTTTTCGATGGCCAAGCTCTCAGGCGTGGACACCTATCTGGGACCGGAGATGAAGAGCACGGGCGAAGTGATGGGCGTCGATCGCGCGTTTCCGCCTGCCCTGCTCAAGGCCATGATCGCGGCGGGCAACGCGCTGCCGCCCGAAGGCGACGTGCTGCTCTCGATCGCCGACCGCGACAAGCCCGGGGCCGTCGACATCATCCGGCGCCTGGACCAGTTGGGGTATGGGCTCGTCGCCACCGAAGGCACGGCCCGCTTCATTCGCGACCTCGGGTTCCGCGCTCGCACGGTGGCCAAATTGCGGGCCGGCACCCCAAACGTGGAGCAGTTCATTCGCTCGGGCAGCAGCGTCCTGGTCGTCAATACGCTGACGGGCCGACGCCAGGCGCTGCAGGACGGGCACTACATGCGTCGGGCCGCCGCCGAGACGCGCACCCCCTGTCTCACCACGCTTGAGACGGTGCGCTCGCTGCTGGACGCGCTGGACACCACGCGCGGGGCGTATGACGTGCGCACGATCGACGAATACCGCGGCGCGGCTCCAATCCCGGCGTGAAGGCGCTCCAGGAGACGGCGCGGGTCGTCCGCAACGAGCGGATCACCGAGCGCCTGTGGTGGTGTACCTACGAGTCGCCGGGTATTGCGGCGACCGCCCGCGCCGGACAGTTTGCCCACGCCCTGTGCGGCGATCCCGGCAGCTACGACCCCATGCTGCGGCGACCGTTGAGCTTCAGCCGCGTCGAGCCGGAGCAGGGCCGCATCGCCTTTCTGATCGATGTCGTGGGTCGCGGCACCGACTGGCTCGTGCGGCAAGATCCGGGAACGGACATCGACTTGCTGGGCCCGCTCGGAACGTGGTTCGAGTGGCAGCCAAACGCCGAGCGCGCGCTCTTCGTCGGCGGCGGAATCGGTCTGGCGCCGCTGCTGGTGATGGCCGACGGCGCCGCGGCCAACGGCGTCGAGTCCACCATTCTGTGCGGCGCGCGCGATGCGGCGGGCGTCACTCCCGCGGACTGGATTCATGAGTCGGCCACCTACCTCACCGCGACCGACGACGGCTCGCAGGGCCACGCGGGCGTGATCACGGACCTGGTTCCCGACTGGTGGGATTGGTCCCAGCAAGTGTTCGTGTGCGGTCCCACGCCGATGCTCGAGGCCATGTCGCGGCTCAGCGCCAGATTCGGATTACAGCGCGGTCAACGCCCGGTCTTTGCGTCGCTCGAGGCTCGCATGGGCTGCGCCGTTGGCGTGTGCTACTCCTGCGTCGTCCGCACCACGCATGGCGTCAAGCGCGTATGTAGGGACGGACCTGTCTTTCGTCAAGACGCGCTCTCGTGGGAATGGACCCACGATTAGAACATCCGCCAGCGCACCAATTGCCGCACTGCAAGGTCGCAAAAAAGGTCGCGTGCAAGGCACTGTCAGCAGCCCGTCCAGAATTGCCGCGATTACATCCCGGATAGGTTCAACTCTGGCCCGATAGTTGCATCCGACGATTTATTTGTGCCATGATGACCCGATCCAATGTGGATTGTTCGACAGGAGTGGAGAATCGGATGAAGGTCAAAGAGGTAGTTTCAACCGGCGACTGGAAGCAGCGACCCCAGCGTTCTCGTCGCATCAGCCCTGAGATTCGTGAGATTGTCGACCGTCTGGATAAGACTTCGCGTGGCGAATGGGTAGTCATCAGCCTCTCCGATCAAGAGAAGAAGCGACAGCCCACGATTCGCGGCCGCATCCAGTCGGCAGCCGCACAGTCCGGCTTCAAGGTTCAGTTCGAAATGCGGGCGGGCGACCTGGGCGTGCAGAAGGCGTAAGCCAATCCCGGCGGCCATGGGCTGTCGAAGCTAAACGCGGCGCCAGGTCCGATTGCGCGCGCGCACACCTTCGAGCAGGGCGGGGTCGAAGGGGCGGGCTTGCGTGAATCCTTCGGGCTGCGGATTCTCGGGTGTGAAGCCCAATGCACGGCGCACCCTGGGACTCGTGTAGTGAGCGTTGTATGTCTGCTCGACCAAGGCGATGAAGGCCTCGGGTTGCGCCGTCTCAACCGTTCGCAACACATCGGGCCGGGTCGCGGGTTCACATGCAAGAAAACCGCGTGGGCCCGCGGCGATGTCGATCGCCCGCAGCGCTTCGAGCACCGGGCGCCTGACGTTGGGTCGCTCGGCCAGGATGGCGTCCAGGCGCTCGGCGCCTCCGGCCCCGCCCGCCCCGGGGCTTTCGCCATCGGGCGGAATGATCACGTCCAGCACGGCCGTTGCCAGGCGCAACTGCTCGCCGGTCAGGAAGCGCAACTCGGCGCTCATGCGGCGATCTCGCGGTGGTGGACGCCGATCCAGCTTGCCGTACGCAAGGCCAGCGCCTGAATCGTACTGGTGGGGTTGACCGGCGCCCCGGTCACGAAGAGGCTGGCGTCGACCACGAATAGATTCGGCACGTCGTGGGCGCGGCCCCAGCGGTCAACGACCGAAGTTTCCGGGTCGTTCCCCATCCGTGCCGTTCCCATCAGGTGCCAGCCCGATTCGGGAACGCAGGGCAGCTCCCGCACCTCATGCGCGCCGCAGGTTTCGAGGAGCTCACGCGCCCGACCGACCACGAAGTCGACCGCGCGCTGCGTGTTGTCGCTCAGCGTGTAGCTGATCTTCGGCGCCGGGATCCCGTGGCTGTCGGTGAGAGTTTCGTCGAGCGTGACCCGGTTGTGAAGTTCCGGCAGATCTTCGGTCATCGCTGTGATCGACAGCGTGCGGCCGAGCCGCTTGCGCATCACCCGATGGTGATCGGCGCCCCAGGGCACGCGGTGCGCCGTAAACCCCCCGAGCGCCGTGCTCAGCGGTCCGAAATCGTGATGCAACTGCATCTGGCATCCGCGCACGAAGCCTCGTGACAAGTCAGTTTCGTAGAACTCCTGGCAGTGGAGCAGCACGCCAAGCGGACCCTGGTAACCAACCAG belongs to Chloroflexota bacterium and includes:
- the carB gene encoding carbamoyl-phosphate synthase large subunit gives rise to the protein MADLESVLVIGSGPIVIGQAAEFDYAGTQACKALREEGVRSILVNSNPATIMTDEGIADRVYIEPITRDVLARVIEQERPQGLLASMGGQTGLNMAVELGEAGILDAWDVRVLGTPLEGIQDAEDRERFRALMERIGEPVPESRTVTSLPDAWDFARSCGFPLVVRPAYTLGGTGGGFARHEDEFEAVVNGGLQASPIGQVLVERSLAGWKEIEYEVMRDGADNCITVCNMENFDPMGVHTGDSIVFAPSQTLSDKEYQMLRSAALRIIRALRVEGGCNVQFALDTKSFNYAVIEVNPRVSRSSALASKATGYPIARIAAKIALGRRLDELPNPITQRTCAAFEPALDYVVTKIPRWPFDKFEHADRRLGTQMKATGEVMAIERTIEACLNKAVRGLEIGGRTLLWEDPAWADDDEAIWWRIDHAHDERLWAIMAALRRGAEPAEIARRSHIDIFFVDKMAGIHAMERRLLHEPLTADLLWDAKRMGFSDEMIAALADELPQRVRERRESYGITPVYKMVDTCAAEFDAVTPYYWSTYEHENEAQPEADSPAVVIGSGPIRIGQGIEFDYCSVHAAWALQAAGRASVMINSNPETVSTDFDSSTRLYFEALDVESVADVLANEGRRNGMPPAIAQFGGQTAINLAEPLYTLGHEIAGGGPGSIDEAEDRAKFDRFLERLGLLRPPGATVTRMQDAVTVAEQLGYPVLVRPSYVLGGRAMEIVDDRQELERYIHEVTQPSPERPVLVDKYLEGRELEVDAICDGTHTLIPGIMEHIERAGVHSGDSFAVYPPVTASEATQAAILEATQRICAGLGARGLVNVQYVEYDGDVYVLEVNPRSSRTVPFLSKATGIPMVRLAMQTLFGATLAELGWEPGLATVPPLFAVKAPVFSMAKLSGVDTYLGPEMKSTGEVMGVDRAFPPALLKAMIAAGNALPPEGDVLLSIADRDKPGAVDIIRRLDQLGYGLVATEGTARFIRDLGFRARTVAKLRAGTPNVEQFIRSGSSVLVVNTLTGRRQALQDGHYMRRAAAETRTPCLTTLETVRSLLDALDTTRGAYDVRTIDEYRGAAPIPA
- the carA gene encoding glutamine-hydrolyzing carbamoyl-phosphate synthase small subunit; translated protein: MQAEPAALALATGDVFFGYGFGSREPAEGEVVFNTSMTGYQEITTDASYRGQIVTLTYPLINNYGVNADDVESRRPWIAGLVVRELAPTSSNWRAAGGLGAFLDEHGIAGIMGIDTRALVRVIRRTGPAPSRLVRAPRDVARGATTFHWLRGAHPGAAVWAESEVERAQDLPPYDDQPFVSEVTVPEPFTATSAPWAPWPEPRRRDREPRIALLDIGVKTNIVRSLARRGARVHVLPYGSTPSDIDALQPDGVVVGNGPGDPVQADRAVETVRAMIGRYPLMGICLGHQVLGLAIGATTSRLPFGHRGANHPVQDLTDGRVHITSQNHGFQVDADSIPADSGFTVSHVNLNDGSVEGLSHERLPVFSIQYHPEASPGPQDNQYLFDRFLDAIEGAGGCAA
- a CDS encoding dihydroorotate dehydrogenase electron transfer subunit; translated protein: MKALQETARVVRNERITERLWWCTYESPGIAATARAGQFAHALCGDPGSYDPMLRRPLSFSRVEPEQGRIAFLIDVVGRGTDWLVRQDPGTDIDLLGPLGTWFEWQPNAERALFVGGGIGLAPLLVMADGAAANGVESTILCGARDAAGVTPADWIHESATYLTATDDGSQGHAGVITDLVPDWWDWSQQVFVCGPTPMLEAMSRLSARFGLQRGQRPVFASLEARMGCAVGVCYSCVVRTTHGVKRVCRDGPVFRQDALSWEWTHD
- a CDS encoding gluconate 2-dehydrogenase subunit 3 family protein — its product is MSAELRFLTGEQLRLATAVLDVIIPPDGESPGAGGAGGAERLDAILAERPNVRRPVLEALRAIDIAAGPRGFLACEPATRPDVLRTVETAQPEAFIALVEQTYNAHYTSPRVRRALGFTPENPQPEGFTQARPFDPALLEGVRARNRTWRRV